A single Mytilus trossulus isolate FHL-02 chromosome 12, PNRI_Mtr1.1.1.hap1, whole genome shotgun sequence DNA region contains:
- the LOC134692671 gene encoding E3 ubiquitin-protein ligase MIB2-like, with amino-acid sequence MYARNVGQLYERREIITRTLSSLIQAIEKNDSETVRDILCTIKGEQSSILLAYGTAIQNGNLDIVRHFIDLGHVRVDDTNLMFGETVLMQSVRYGHLSVVKYLLQNEANVNLKSSQNGVTALHVCVSGPESPPNNIDILKSLLTNNKIDIEARDNDGNTPLMKASGQIKYEEMKRLLEAGCDMFTMNQRRGHIAPHFCLLTHYHPNYSREAGRCFRLFLECRINPDFRDQRGFPSIGYVIDTGNYEILHQLLYVNCDINILYRDLPDQMIQFPPLIHAYQKMQTFIQILVASGCEIYKWHEILKYDLPGTDKDLNCTRKYLKPRKLKELCRISIRKKLGYYPHTIIDQLGLPKVLCDYILLKDVFDVDLS; translated from the exons ATGTATGCACGAAATGTTGGACAATTGTACGAAAGGCGTGAAATCATCACACGTACCTTATCAAG tttaattCAAGCCATTGAAAAGAACGACTCTGAAACAGTTCGAGACATTTTATGCACCATCAAAGGAGAACAGAGTAGCATCCTTCTCGCCTATGGAACAGCTATTCAGAACGGTAATCTAGATATAGTACGACATTTCATCGACCTAGGACATGTCCGAGTAGATGATACGAACCTGATGTTCGGAGAGACGGTCCTCATGCAATCCGTCAGATATGGACATTTGTCTGTCGTCAAATATCTTCTCCAGAACGAGGCAAATGTCAATCTCAAAAGTAGTCAAAATGGAGTCACAGCTCTCCATGTCTGTGTCAGTGGACCGGAAAGTCCACCAAATAACATAGACATTCTTAAAAGTCTTCTAACAAATAATAAGATAGACATAGAAGCAAGAGACAATGACGGTAATACCCCGCTTATGAAAGCTTCCGGCCAAATTAAGTATGAAGAAATGAAACGTTTACTAGAGGCTGGGTGTGATATGTTTACCATGAATCAGAGACGGGGACATATAGCGCCTCACTTCTGTTTGTTGACACACTATCACCCAAACTATTCGCGCGAAGCTGGAAGGTGCTTTCGTCTGTTTTTAGAGTGTAGAATAAACCCTGACTTCCGTGATCAACGAGGTTTTCCTTCGATTGGCTATGTTATAGATACTGGCAATTACGAGATTTTACATCAGCTTCTATACGTGAACTGTGatataaatatcttatatcGGGATCTACCGGACCAAATGATACAGTTTCCCCCACTTATACACGCTTATCAAAAAATGCAGACgtttatacaaattttagttGCATCTGGATGTGAAATTTACAAATGGCATGAAATATTAAAGTATGACCTTCCTGGCACTGATAAAGATCTGAATTGTACGAGAAAATATCTTAAACCGCGCAAGTTAAAAGAATTATGCCGTATTAGTATACGCAAAAAACTTGGGTATTATCCCCATACCATCATAGATCAACTCGGTTTGCCAAAAGTTCTATgtgattatattttattaaaggaCGTCTTTGATGTTGATCTATCCTGA